One region of Nerophis lumbriciformis linkage group LG10, RoL_Nlum_v2.1, whole genome shotgun sequence genomic DNA includes:
- the lrrc4ca gene encoding leucine rich repeat containing 4C, genome duplicate a, whose product MLNKMTSSQQQQMMRGPRWNRALSDPLFVLLLALQLLVVAGLVRAQTCPSVCSCSNQFSKVICTRRGLREVPDGISTNTRYLNLQENLIQVIKVDSFKHLRHLEILQLSKNHIRKIELGAFNGLASLNTLELFDNRLTTIPNGAFEYLSKLKELWLRNNPVESIPSYAFNRVPSLRRLDLGELKRLSYISEGAFEGLSNLRYLNLGMCNLKEIPNLIPLVKLDELEMSGNQLSVIRPGSFKGLVHLQKLWMMHAQIQTIERNSFDDLQSLVELNLAHNNLTLLPHDLFTPLHHLERVHLHHNPWNCNCDILWLSWWLKEMVPANTSCCARCSSPTHHKGRYIGELDQNYFHCYAPVIVEPPADLNVTEGSAAELKCRASSLTSVSWITPNGSIMTHGAYKVRISVLTDGTLNFTNVTMQDTGTYTCMVSNSAGNTTASATLNVSSTENSSFSYFTTVTVETIETPHNEGFTTIVQQKVGPTPSARTWKSISPTSTTTTTVQTPLSTRTTEKTYTIPVTEFGGEGSLNGLDEVMKTTKIIIGCFVAITLMAAVMLIIFYKMRKQHHQQNHHAPTRTIEIINVDEDCVTGGPGMESHLTLPPLEHEHLNHYNAYKTAYNHVSTINSIHSSAHEPLLIRASSKDNVQETQI is encoded by the coding sequence ATGTTAAACAAGATGACCTCCTCTCAGCAGCAGCAGATGATGCGAGGTCCTAGGTGGAACCGGGCCTTGTCCGACCCTTTGTTTGTACTGCTCCTTGCCCTCCAGCTGTTGGTGGTTGCGGGTCTGGTACGTGCGCAGACTTGCCCCTCTGTCTGCTCCTGTAGTAATCAGTTCAGCAAAGTCATCTGCACACGGAGGGGCCTGCGCGAGGTCCCTGATGGAATTTCTACCAACACGCGCTACCTAAATCTGCAAGAAAACCTCATCCAGGTGATAAAAGTGGACAGCTTCAAGCACCTAAGACATTTGGAGATCTTGCAGCTGAGTAAAAACCACATACGCAAAATAGAGCTTGGGGCCTTCAATGGACTCGCTAGCCTCAATACCCTGGAGCTTTTTGACAACCGCCTCACCACAATCCCAAATGGGGCATTTGAGTACCTGTCCAAACTAAAGGAGCTATGGTTAAGGAATAACCCTGTAGAGAGTATTCCCTCCTATGCTTTCAACAGGGTGCCCTCATTACGGCGGCTGGACCTTGGGGAACTTAAAAGGCTTTCCTACATATCTGAGGGAGCCTTTGAAGGGCTGAGTAATCTTCGCTACTTAAATCTGGGAATGTGCAATCTGAAGGAAATCCCAAACCTTATTCCCCTGGTGAAGCTGGATGAACTGGAGATGTCAGGAAACCAGCTCTCTGTCATCCGCCCTGGCTCTTTTAAAGGGCTCGTCCATCTGCAGAAGCTATGGATGATGCATGCTCAGATTCAGACTATAGAGAGGAACTCGTTTGATGACCTCCAGTCACTCGTGGAGCTTAATTTAGCCCACAACAACCTCACCCTCTTGCCGCATGATCTCTTTACCCCTTTGCATCATCTGGAGAGGGTGCATTTGCACCACAACCCATGGAATTGTAACTGTGACATTCTCTGGTTGAGCTGGTGGCTTAAAGAGATGGTCCCAGCAAACACCAGCTGCTGCGCCCGCTGCAGCTCACCGACTCACCACAAGGGGCGCTACATTGGCGAGCTGGATCAAAActactttcactgttatgctccTGTTATTGTGGAGCCCCCTGCCGACCTAAATGTGACAGAGGGGAGCGCTGCCGAGCTGAAATGTCGAGCCAGCTCTTTGACCTCAGTGAGCTGGATTACACCCAACGGGTCCATCATGACACACGGTGCGTACAAGGTCAGGATCTCAGTACTAACTGACGGCACTCTAAACTTCACCAACGTTACCATGCAGGACACTGGTACGTACACATGCATGGTCAGTAATTCAGCCGGTAATACAACAGCATCTGCCACACTCAACGTGTCCTCCACTGAGAATAGCAGCTTCAGCTACTTCACCACAGTGACGGTAGAGACAATCGAAACGCCACATAACGAAGGCTTTACCACCATCGTACAGCAGAAGGTGGGGCCCACTCCATCTGCTCGAACATGGAAgtctatttcccccacctctacaaCCACTACCACAGTTCAGACCCCTCTTTCTACCCGAACCACAGAGAAGACCTACACAATACCCGTCACTGAATTTGGTGGGGAAGGCTCACTGAATGGCTTGGATGAGGTCATGAAGACAACCAAGATTATCATCGGCTGCTTTGTCGCAATCACACTCATGGCAGCCGTCATGCTGATCATCTTCTACAAGATGCGCAAACAGCACCACCAGCAGAACCACCACGCGCCCACTCGCACCATTGAGATCATCAACGTGGACGAGGACTGCGTAACCGGTGGACCAGGCATGGAgagccacttgactttgcctcctCTTGAACACGAGCACCTCAACCATTACAACGCATATAAAACTGCATACAACCATGTCTCCACTATCAACTCCATACACAGCTCAGCGCATGAACCTTTGTTAATCCGAGCCAGTTCGAAAGACAATGTACAAGAGACCCAAATCTGA